A region from the Cryptosporangium arvum DSM 44712 genome encodes:
- a CDS encoding ATP-binding protein produces MSDPALRGRESQLSVLRGRLDALVSGQGGVAVIHGAAGMGKTRLIRDLVALGDQRGVVVRYGRCDVLARSVPLGTLLAALLDGSDLDPEPLRSVSHQPFWLIRAMQDALKRATADGPVLIALDDLQWADPDTLSALIALTESSSGYRVLWLITVRAGSTTPLVAAALERLAANGAIRVEIGPLDLPAVTDITRDLLTAEPGRGLPAAVAGAEAQPLFLVELLRGLREDGSIAVAGGVAELTTVSLPRRVRVLVDGQLRQLTESARHTVQLGAALGRRFTGAELAELAERTPAAMLTTIEEAISAGLFVAAGDDLGFRHELVREAVEASVPATVFSALRRDAIGAPPAEAPAMAARRGRRASRPGRAERDLLLVPRALRAMERLEWRHSLELIGDAVAVVHAQGPGAPHLWRADVWQAHLYLACARPSDALALADSGLAAAQHQGLSGLAPAWSSVRARALLDVGRLADARIAAEDLLAVSADAGHLHDVALYVIGCIGLHTGGPADIERTRAAAERLRTAAQPSTRRLGASLTARLDGVLDPLGELVDAPLLAVTTPWSYSDAVWQVRLLLAAGEADAAQTVAARLTGIAVDRPDFPYLRASAAHARALVHDDAALAAEAAAGHSDDPRLLVRAAAIEDAGRLLPSTARDQAIARLAEALSLYSTAGADLDVARVRALLRQRGVRRTVGSSVTSWPELTDAESTVAQFAAAGSTNQAIAARMHISPHTVNSHLRHIYDKLGVRSRVELTRLVTERAHRAP; encoded by the coding sequence TCGGCGACCAGCGTGGTGTCGTCGTGCGATACGGAAGGTGCGACGTGCTGGCCCGGTCGGTGCCGCTCGGCACGCTGCTCGCGGCACTCCTCGATGGTTCCGATCTCGATCCGGAGCCGCTCCGCTCGGTCAGCCACCAACCTTTCTGGCTCATCCGTGCGATGCAGGACGCCCTGAAGAGAGCTACTGCCGACGGCCCGGTGTTGATCGCGCTCGACGACCTGCAGTGGGCGGATCCCGACACTCTCTCCGCGCTGATCGCCCTGACGGAGAGCTCGAGCGGGTATCGCGTCCTGTGGTTGATCACGGTGCGCGCCGGGAGCACGACCCCGCTGGTGGCGGCGGCGCTGGAGCGGTTGGCGGCGAACGGGGCGATCCGGGTCGAGATCGGCCCGCTCGACCTGCCTGCCGTCACGGACATCACTCGCGACCTGCTGACTGCCGAACCGGGGCGCGGCCTGCCGGCCGCGGTGGCCGGCGCCGAGGCGCAGCCGCTGTTTCTGGTCGAGTTGTTGCGCGGGCTACGCGAGGACGGCTCGATCGCCGTGGCCGGCGGCGTCGCTGAACTGACGACCGTCTCCCTTCCCCGCCGGGTCCGCGTGCTGGTCGACGGACAACTCCGACAGCTGACCGAGAGCGCTCGGCACACGGTTCAGCTGGGGGCGGCGCTGGGCCGCCGATTCACCGGTGCTGAACTCGCCGAGCTCGCCGAGCGCACACCGGCGGCCATGCTGACCACGATCGAGGAAGCCATTTCCGCGGGCCTGTTCGTGGCCGCCGGTGACGACCTCGGCTTCCGCCACGAGCTGGTGCGGGAGGCCGTCGAGGCGAGCGTGCCGGCAACGGTGTTCTCCGCGCTGCGGCGCGACGCGATCGGCGCGCCGCCGGCCGAGGCTCCCGCGATGGCTGCTCGCCGCGGCCGCCGTGCCTCACGGCCCGGCCGGGCGGAACGGGACCTGCTCCTGGTCCCGAGGGCGTTACGAGCGATGGAGCGTCTCGAGTGGCGACATTCCCTCGAGCTGATCGGCGACGCGGTGGCGGTCGTCCACGCTCAGGGGCCCGGTGCACCCCACCTCTGGCGTGCGGACGTCTGGCAGGCGCACTTGTACCTGGCGTGCGCGCGGCCGAGCGACGCCCTCGCGCTCGCCGATTCAGGTCTGGCCGCCGCCCAGCACCAGGGACTGTCCGGGCTCGCGCCGGCCTGGTCGTCCGTCCGCGCTCGCGCGTTGCTCGACGTCGGCCGGCTCGCCGATGCACGGATCGCGGCCGAGGATCTGCTCGCCGTGTCAGCGGACGCGGGCCATCTCCACGACGTCGCTCTCTACGTCATCGGCTGCATCGGCCTGCACACGGGTGGACCGGCCGACATCGAGCGCACCCGCGCGGCAGCCGAACGTCTCCGCACGGCGGCGCAGCCCTCGACCCGTCGGCTGGGGGCCTCGCTGACCGCACGACTCGACGGCGTACTCGATCCGCTCGGCGAACTGGTCGATGCCCCGCTCCTGGCGGTGACCACGCCCTGGTCGTATTCCGACGCCGTGTGGCAGGTTCGGTTGCTGCTCGCCGCCGGCGAGGCGGATGCCGCGCAGACCGTCGCGGCCCGGCTCACCGGGATCGCCGTCGATCGTCCCGACTTCCCCTACCTCCGCGCCTCCGCGGCCCACGCCCGAGCGCTCGTGCACGACGACGCGGCCCTGGCCGCCGAGGCCGCCGCCGGCCATTCCGACGATCCTCGGCTGCTCGTCCGCGCGGCGGCCATCGAGGACGCCGGCCGGCTCCTGCCGTCCACAGCGCGCGACCAGGCGATCGCGCGCCTCGCCGAGGCGCTGTCGCTGTACTCCACCGCCGGGGCCGACCTCGACGTCGCCAGGGTCCGCGCGCTGCTGCGGCAGCGGGGCGTCCGGCGCACGGTCGGCTCGTCGGTCACGTCCTGGCCGGAGCTCACCGACGCGGAGTCCACGGTGGCCCAGTTCGCCGCGGCCGGCTCGACGAACCAGGCGATCGCCGCGCGCATGCACATCTCCCCGCACACGGTGAACTCACACCTGCGGCACATCTACGACAAGCTCGGAGTCCGCTCGCGCGTCGAGCTGACCCGGCTCGTGACCGAGCGGGCGCACCGGGCGCCGTAG
- a CDS encoding ABC transporter substrate-binding protein: protein MARRLASTEPEATASIRGQRRVAVRVLRTRIHTGVSRPGVFDRLAAPGRHRSGHRPRTNLCGVHRRRLLPPPPLDQPAASTIWTRSGPTRCLRRRHRFEPDPPDADPVPGERRRHPRDYDAVYKGPYDGGARIPLNVEVVDAKTIVFTFPLPHADTPFVMALPTSSPVPAAKDTGTQYDNRPFSSGPCKVLSYDHSAKLTLVRNTHWNAETDPIRHDYPDSYVVEFTNTAAQATELLLADQGSARSALTFRDASIPADLYPTVVADGHARERLLTGYTQFVWMLIFNTRRVTDVNVRKAMNFALDREGLQKIWGAGVSEPATTILSPIFDGRAITPTGNLNVAYMDDAETNTAIDEIHSMVDLNRANQRWGALDRDIMTRVVPIVPMLYDRQTTVYGSKIGGIYLSAPNGNTGLNNLYVK, encoded by the coding sequence GTGGCCCGGCGCCTGGCTTCAACAGAACCCGAAGCAACCGCGTCCATCCGAGGGCAGCGCCGGGTTGCGGTTCGCGTTCTACGCACGCGTATCCACACGGGAGTTTCAAGACCCGGAGTCTTCGACCGGTTGGCAGCGCCAGGTCGCCATCGATCTGGTCACCGGCCACGGACGAATCTCTGCGGAGTTCATCGACGTCGGTTGCTCCCGCCGCCGCCCCTGGACCAACCGGCCGCAAGCACCATCTGGACCCGCAGCGGGCCTACACGGTGCCTGCGCAGACGACACCGGTTCGAACCTGATCCACCGGACGCTGACCCAGTACCGGGAGAACGACGACGGCACCCTCGAGACTACGACGCCGTCTACAAAGGCCCCTACGACGGTGGAGCACGGATCCCACTCAATGTCGAGGTCGTGGACGCGAAGACGATCGTCTTCACGTTCCCGCTGCCGCACGCGGACACGCCCTTCGTCATGGCGCTACCGACGTCGTCGCCGGTTCCCGCGGCGAAGGACACCGGAACGCAGTACGACAACCGGCCGTTCTCGTCCGGGCCGTGCAAGGTCCTGTCCTATGACCACTCGGCGAAGCTGACGCTGGTCCGGAACACCCACTGGAACGCCGAGACGGATCCGATCCGGCACGACTACCCGGACTCCTACGTCGTGGAGTTCACCAATACCGCCGCGCAGGCGACCGAGCTCCTGCTGGCCGATCAGGGCTCAGCACGGTCCGCGCTGACGTTCCGGGACGCGTCGATCCCGGCAGACCTCTACCCGACGGTGGTCGCAGACGGCCACGCGCGAGAACGACTCCTCACTGGCTACACACAATTCGTCTGGATGCTGATCTTCAACACCCGACGGGTGACCGACGTCAACGTCCGCAAGGCAATGAACTTCGCCCTCGACCGGGAAGGATTGCAGAAGATCTGGGGCGCGGGCGTCAGCGAGCCGGCGACGACGATCCTGTCGCCGATATTCGATGGCCGGGCCATCACTCCGACCGGCAATCTGAACGTCGCCTACATGGACGACGCCGAGACGAACACGGCGATCGACGAGATCCACTCGATGGTCGATCTCAACCGGGCGAACCAACGGTGGGGGGCGCTCGACCGGGACATCATGACAAGGGTCGTTCCGATCGTTCCGATGCTCTACGACCGGCAGACCACCGTGTACGGGTCGAAGATCGGCGGCATCTACCTCAGCGCACCCAATGGCAACACGGGACTGAACAACCTCTACGTGAAGTGA
- a CDS encoding L-aspartate oxidase, with the protein MSPSERRLATSVLVIGSGGAGLRAAIQLAERGTDVLLVGKRPVADAHTTLAAGGINAALGTMDPADTWQQHAADTLKESYFLADPHTVRIVAENAARGIADLERWGMPLAREADGRISQRFFGAHTYRRTAFAGDYTGLEIQRTLVNRVRQLGVPIIDTLYVTRLLTRDGVVFGAYGFDIDDGARYLVHADAVILAAGGHTRIWRRTSSRRDENTGDAFRLALTAGARIRDPELVQFHPSGLIEPESAAGTLVSEAARGEGGILRNALGERFMERYDPARMELSTRDRIALAAYTEIKEGRGTPHGGVWLDVSHLPRETIMQRLPRVYQTLIELQMLDITTTPIEIAPTAHYSMGGVWVRPEDHGTGVAGLYAIGEAASGLHGANRLGGNSLTELLVYGRIVGDAAADYSADIEAQPRSAAAVALARDEVSELLAADGPENVRALQRAIRDTMTEHAGVVRDDNGLRAGLVQLDDIESATKSIGVHPDLAGFQDLAHAFDLRSSLLSARATIEAAIERRETRGCHNRSDFPEPDESLRVNMVWSGPGEIDQEPIAETPVEIAALIREVSTTGKLVE; encoded by the coding sequence ATGAGCCCGTCCGAGCGCCGGCTCGCGACGTCGGTGCTGGTGATCGGGTCCGGTGGCGCCGGATTGCGTGCCGCGATCCAGTTGGCCGAGCGCGGCACCGACGTTCTGCTGGTGGGAAAACGCCCGGTCGCCGACGCGCACACGACGCTTGCCGCAGGCGGCATCAACGCGGCGCTCGGCACGATGGACCCGGCGGACACCTGGCAGCAGCATGCCGCCGACACGCTCAAGGAGAGCTACTTCCTCGCCGACCCGCACACCGTCCGGATCGTCGCCGAGAACGCCGCCAGGGGCATCGCGGACCTCGAACGATGGGGCATGCCCTTGGCTCGCGAAGCCGACGGCCGTATCTCGCAGCGCTTCTTCGGCGCGCACACCTACCGGCGCACGGCGTTCGCCGGCGACTACACCGGGCTGGAGATCCAGCGAACCCTGGTCAACCGGGTCCGGCAACTCGGCGTGCCGATCATCGACACCCTGTACGTCACCCGCCTCCTCACCCGGGACGGGGTGGTGTTCGGCGCCTACGGCTTCGACATCGACGACGGCGCCCGCTACCTGGTGCACGCCGACGCGGTGATTCTCGCCGCCGGCGGCCACACCCGCATCTGGCGGCGAACCTCGTCCCGGCGCGACGAGAACACGGGCGACGCGTTCCGGCTCGCGCTCACCGCGGGCGCGCGCATCCGCGACCCCGAGCTGGTCCAATTCCACCCGTCGGGCCTGATCGAGCCGGAAAGCGCCGCCGGAACTCTCGTGTCGGAGGCTGCCCGCGGTGAGGGCGGCATCCTCCGCAATGCGCTCGGTGAACGATTCATGGAGCGCTACGACCCGGCCCGGATGGAGCTCTCCACCCGCGACCGGATCGCCCTTGCCGCCTACACGGAGATCAAGGAAGGCCGGGGCACCCCGCACGGTGGTGTATGGCTCGACGTCTCCCACCTACCGCGGGAAACGATCATGCAGCGGCTCCCCCGCGTCTACCAGACTCTGATCGAGCTGCAGATGCTCGACATCACGACGACGCCGATCGAGATCGCGCCGACCGCGCACTACTCGATGGGCGGGGTCTGGGTACGGCCCGAGGACCACGGCACCGGCGTGGCGGGGCTCTACGCGATCGGCGAGGCCGCGAGCGGGTTGCACGGCGCGAACCGGCTCGGCGGCAACTCCCTGACCGAACTGCTCGTCTACGGCCGGATCGTCGGCGACGCCGCCGCGGACTACTCCGCCGACATCGAGGCCCAACCGCGCAGCGCAGCCGCCGTCGCGCTGGCCCGTGACGAAGTGAGCGAACTGCTCGCCGCGGACGGACCGGAGAACGTCCGGGCTCTCCAGCGCGCGATCCGGGACACGATGACCGAGCACGCCGGTGTGGTACGCGACGACAACGGCCTGCGAGCGGGCCTCGTCCAACTCGACGACATCGAGAGCGCGACGAAGAGCATCGGCGTCCACCCCGACCTCGCCGGCTTCCAGGACCTCGCGCACGCGTTCGATCTTCGGTCCTCGCTGCTCTCGGCCAGGGCGACGATCGAGGCCGCGATCGAGCGCCGCGAGACGCGTGGTTGCCACAATCGCTCCGACTTCCCCGAGCCGGACGAGTCGCTGCGCGTCAACATGGTGTGGTCCGGGCCCGGCGAGATCGATCAGGAGCCGATCGCCGAGACGCCCGTGGAAATCGCGGCGCTCATCCGTGAGGTTTCGACGACGGGCAAACTTGTGGAGTGA
- a CDS encoding universal stress protein — protein MATKYAHVLVGTDGSEKADRAVRWAAREAVLRGEPLRIVHAFLWPYLRVSTAPVPGLPGTGLRQAAEDLLAAAVTTARGAAPGVDVTTSLPVGAPVGVLRAAAENAELVVVGSDGLGRVAGLIVGSVSTDLVARSRCPLVVVTGHAGERIGEPRVVAGIDGSDHHEVKAVLDFTFREAAWRTASVTVVHATRGRRADSEGDTAVPTAMAAWSDRYPDVAVRYVDDSRSPATALAAQADDADLLVLGTRGRGGLAGLVRGSVGQVLLQHARCPVAVVHGDT, from the coding sequence ATGGCAACGAAGTACGCCCACGTTCTGGTCGGCACTGATGGATCGGAGAAGGCCGACCGTGCCGTGCGGTGGGCTGCCAGGGAAGCGGTGCTGCGCGGCGAACCGCTCCGCATCGTCCACGCGTTTCTCTGGCCGTATCTGCGCGTGTCGACCGCTCCGGTGCCCGGTCTGCCGGGCACCGGCCTCCGGCAGGCGGCCGAGGATTTGCTCGCGGCGGCCGTGACGACAGCCCGTGGGGCCGCCCCCGGAGTCGACGTGACGACGAGTCTGCCGGTGGGCGCACCGGTCGGAGTGCTGCGGGCGGCCGCCGAAAACGCGGAGCTGGTCGTGGTCGGTAGCGACGGACTCGGGCGCGTTGCCGGGCTGATCGTCGGGTCTGTGAGTACGGATCTGGTTGCGCGTTCCCGTTGCCCGCTCGTCGTGGTTACCGGTCATGCCGGCGAACGCATCGGCGAGCCCCGGGTCGTTGCGGGTATCGACGGATCGGACCACCACGAGGTGAAGGCGGTGCTGGATTTCACGTTCCGGGAAGCGGCCTGGCGCACAGCTTCGGTGACCGTCGTGCACGCCACCCGCGGCCGGCGCGCGGACAGCGAGGGCGATACCGCGGTCCCGACTGCGATGGCCGCGTGGTCCGACCGGTATCCCGACGTTGCCGTCCGCTACGTGGACGACTCGCGATCGCCCGCTACTGCCCTCGCCGCTCAGGCTGATGACGCTGATCTGCTGGTGCTCGGTACCCGCGGTCGGGGCGGGCTGGCCGGTCTGGTGCGCGGCTCCGTCGGTCAGGTCCTTCTTCAACACGCACGCTGTCCGGTCGCCGTGGTCCACGGCGACACCTGA
- a CDS encoding ATP-binding protein, translated as MTSPPIVIGRAAELGELDRLIRELPRGGGVLTLEGEAGIGKTALVLAAARLAGRAGYRVLSCGAVGVEAAVGFDGLRRLLEPVLGRAEALPERQRVALLTALGRCEGPAPDLLLLGLATLRLLEEVAAERPLLLVVEDIRQIDPSSLDVVGFVSRRLTNTPILLLATQRPAAGADAPPLAGPVLRIARLSEAAAGEVADQLGVTPDTRRMLLDRAAGNPLALRELATAVHQHGLTSVTGVPEHLPMTDLLERTFVGQISEFPESTRRMLLVLAAAEDLPLIDVLAAARRFAVEPEDLDVAETAGLIRISGDRAVFRHPLVASAVYRAGDAAERDAVHRALSETTVDADRAAWHRALATHAEDESVAAALASAGQRARRRGALADAGRALCRAAALTASGEVRAARLVEASEAFRGAGRWYDAVRAGQEAIPLTTDPALLVPLAQTYAMMSDLGVPGDVDQAVFDEILGRLPSDQGRVGVLSAAAMAAVSRFEPRASIREALEPVGRSIDDPLLIAVLTVLDPVRYATRFRQQFSGAIRSTDDPVHLMVLGRAAEAVHDVPGSVQALDRAVDGFRRAGSPRDVCLALARRGRVRLAAGLLTAADGDLRASLRVAEDLELTTIVASAVVALARLRLRRGDSTAATDALSREAELVGVHPRRPLAADFAWTRGLLALAEGRAGDAWERFRAVSVDRETSRWALADLVEAGIASGRGDEVQDFVEDAAREAAVFRSPHLTSSVHRSQALLGSGVATDALYQEAIRIGREGVGGLELARTHLLYGAWLRQQRRVVEAREPLTDALQEFDRLRVAPLAERAAAELRAAGVSPARDGRAATVDAAAVLTPQELQIARLAAAGLTNREIADQVFLSHRTVGAHLYRIYPKLGISTRNELAGLLGRSGVA; from the coding sequence ATGACGTCACCGCCCATCGTGATCGGCCGCGCCGCCGAACTCGGTGAGCTCGACCGTTTGATCCGGGAGTTACCTCGGGGCGGAGGTGTGCTGACGCTGGAGGGCGAAGCGGGAATCGGTAAGACGGCCCTCGTCCTCGCCGCGGCAAGGCTCGCCGGGCGCGCCGGTTATCGGGTATTGAGCTGTGGCGCCGTCGGCGTCGAGGCCGCTGTCGGCTTCGACGGGCTCCGACGACTGTTGGAGCCGGTGCTCGGCCGCGCCGAGGCTCTGCCCGAGCGACAGCGCGTCGCACTGTTGACAGCGTTGGGTCGCTGCGAGGGCCCGGCGCCTGACCTGCTGTTACTCGGCCTCGCGACGCTGAGGCTCCTCGAGGAGGTCGCCGCCGAGCGGCCCTTGCTCCTGGTGGTGGAGGACATCCGCCAGATCGACCCCTCCAGCCTCGACGTGGTCGGTTTCGTCAGCCGCCGATTGACCAATACGCCGATTCTTCTGCTGGCCACCCAGCGTCCGGCTGCTGGAGCGGATGCCCCACCGCTCGCCGGGCCGGTGCTCCGGATCGCGCGATTGAGCGAGGCCGCAGCCGGCGAGGTCGCCGACCAGTTGGGTGTCACGCCGGACACGCGGCGGATGCTGCTCGACAGGGCTGCCGGAAATCCGCTCGCACTCCGCGAACTGGCCACCGCAGTGCACCAGCATGGCCTGACGAGCGTTACCGGCGTGCCCGAGCACCTGCCGATGACCGACCTCCTGGAACGGACGTTCGTCGGTCAGATCTCCGAGTTCCCGGAATCCACCCGTCGGATGCTCTTGGTGCTCGCGGCCGCGGAAGATCTCCCACTCATCGACGTGCTCGCCGCCGCCCGCCGCTTCGCTGTCGAACCGGAAGACCTGGACGTCGCAGAGACCGCCGGACTGATCCGGATCAGCGGTGACCGGGCGGTCTTCCGGCATCCGCTAGTCGCGTCCGCGGTCTATCGTGCCGGAGACGCCGCGGAACGCGACGCGGTCCACCGGGCATTGTCCGAGACGACGGTGGACGCGGACCGCGCCGCCTGGCACCGCGCGCTGGCCACTCATGCCGAAGACGAGTCGGTCGCCGCCGCGCTGGCCTCGGCCGGGCAGCGTGCCCGCCGCCGGGGAGCCCTGGCCGACGCCGGCCGGGCGTTGTGTCGTGCTGCCGCGCTCACCGCGTCCGGCGAGGTTCGCGCGGCCCGTCTGGTCGAAGCGTCCGAGGCGTTCCGGGGTGCAGGGAGATGGTACGACGCCGTCCGAGCCGGACAGGAAGCCATCCCGCTGACCACGGATCCCGCGCTGCTGGTTCCACTCGCGCAGACCTACGCGATGATGAGCGACCTCGGCGTACCGGGCGACGTCGACCAGGCGGTTTTCGACGAGATCCTGGGCCGGTTACCCAGCGATCAGGGGCGCGTCGGCGTCCTGAGCGCCGCGGCGATGGCGGCGGTCTCGCGGTTCGAACCGCGGGCCTCGATCCGCGAGGCTCTGGAACCGGTCGGCCGGTCGATCGACGATCCGCTGCTGATCGCGGTGCTCACCGTTCTCGATCCCGTGCGCTACGCGACGAGGTTCCGGCAGCAATTCTCCGGTGCGATACGCAGTACGGACGACCCGGTCCACTTGATGGTGCTCGGTCGGGCGGCGGAGGCCGTGCACGACGTGCCCGGCTCGGTCCAGGCTCTGGATCGAGCCGTCGATGGTTTCCGCCGGGCCGGTTCACCGCGTGACGTCTGCCTCGCGCTGGCCCGCCGGGGGAGGGTTCGGCTGGCCGCCGGGCTGTTGACCGCCGCGGACGGCGATCTGCGCGCGTCGCTCCGGGTCGCCGAGGATCTCGAGCTGACGACGATCGTCGCGTCCGCCGTCGTCGCGCTCGCCCGGCTGCGGCTGCGGCGCGGTGATTCCACCGCGGCCACCGACGCGCTGTCCAGGGAGGCAGAGCTGGTGGGTGTACACCCGCGCCGTCCGCTGGCGGCGGATTTCGCGTGGACTCGCGGCCTGCTCGCTCTGGCCGAAGGACGCGCCGGCGACGCGTGGGAGCGCTTTCGCGCGGTGTCCGTCGACCGCGAGACGTCACGCTGGGCCCTGGCCGATCTGGTCGAGGCCGGGATCGCTTCCGGACGTGGCGACGAGGTGCAGGACTTCGTCGAGGACGCCGCTCGGGAGGCCGCCGTTTTCCGGTCGCCACACCTGACGTCGAGCGTCCACCGTAGCCAGGCGCTGCTAGGGAGCGGCGTGGCCACCGACGCCCTCTACCAGGAGGCGATCCGGATCGGCCGGGAAGGCGTGGGTGGTCTCGAGTTGGCACGCACCCATCTGTTGTACGGCGCGTGGCTCCGTCAGCAGCGTCGGGTCGTGGAGGCCCGCGAACCGCTCACCGACGCCCTCCAGGAGTTCGACCGGTTACGCGTCGCTCCCTTGGCCGAACGCGCTGCGGCCGAACTGCGCGCCGCCGGTGTCAGCCCGGCTCGAGACGGCCGGGCGGCGACCGTTGACGCGGCAGCCGTGTTGACGCCGCAGGAGCTGCAGATCGCGCGTCTCGCTGCGGCCGGACTGACCAATCGGGAAATCGCAGACCAGGTCTTCCTGTCGCACCGCACGGTCGGAGCGCACCTGTACCGCATCTATCCGAAGCTGGGCATATCAACCCGCAACGAGCTGGCGGGCTTGCTCGGGCGATCGGGCGTGGCCTGA